CCGCCGACCTCGCGCGCCAGCGCCTCCGCCGCCGCGCGCGATCGGCCGTAGTGGATCACCGGCTCGTACCCCGCCGCCGCGACCGCGCGCACGATCGCCGCGCCCAGCCGCTTCGCGCCCCCCGTCACCAGCACGCGCATCCCGCGCTACCCCCTGCTTCCCAGCCCCATCAGCGACAGCACCTCCTTGCGGCTGCGCTCGTCGTCGCGGAACACGCCCATCATGCGGCTGGTCACCATGCCGACGCCCGGCGTGCGCACGCCGCGTGCGGTCATGCACGCGTGGCTCGCCTCGATCACCACCGCGACGCCCTGCGGCTTCAGCCCGTGCCAGATGCAGTCGGCCACCTCCGCGGTCAGCCGTTCCTGCACCTGCAACCGCCGCGCATAGGCGTGGAGCACGCGCGCCAGCTTCGAGATGCCGACGACATGGTTCTGCGGCAGATAGGCGATGTGCGCCTTGCCGATGATCGGCGCCATGTGATGCTCGCAATGCGACTGGAACGGAATGTCCTTCAGCAGCACGATCTCGTCATAGCCGCCCACTTCCTCGAACACGCGCGCGAGGTGATGCGCCGGATCGTCCGCATAACCCGCGCAATATTCGCGCCATGCGCGCGCCACCCGCTTCGGCGTGTCGAGCAGGCCCTCGCGACTCGGATCGTCGCCGGCCCAGCGGATCAGCGTGCGCACCGCCTCCGCCACGTCGTCGGGCACCGCCACCTTGCCATCGTCCGCCACCAGATCGCCGTCCGCGGGCGCATGTCCCATCAATTCGCTCATCTTGTTCTCATCCCGTGACCCTGCCGCAACGCAGCATGACCGATGTTCGATTCCGAAAGCGGTGCAATTGTGCCACTCCGCGCGGCCACCGCACAAATCCTGCGTAAAACCGTTTGACGAACGAAATTTTCGGTCGCTACCTTCCATACCGCATCATCAAACGCCGACAGACCGACGACAGATCGGATGCGGCTTCCGGAGGGGATGTCCATGAAGAAGTTCGACCTGCTGTGCGCGTCCGCCATCGGTCTGCTGGCGGCCGCGCCCGCCGCCGCTCAGACCGGAGCCACCACCAGCGCGCAGAACAGCGCGCCGACCAACGGCCCCGGGCAGGAGGTATCGAGCAATCAGTCCTCTGGCTATGCCCCCGACATCGTCGTCACCGCGCAGCGGCAGTCGCAGCGCCTGCAGGACGTGCCGATCGCGGTCACGGCGTTCACCGCGGACAACCTCGAGAAGCAGCAGGTCGTCAACTCTCTGGCGCTGCAACAGACCCTGCCCAACACCACGTTCACGCGCGGCAATTTCGGCGGCAACACCTTTACGATCCGCGGTGTCGGCGATCTGTGCGTCGGCGTGACCTGCGATTCCGCGACCGGCATCCACATCAACGATCAGCCGCTACTGGGCAGCCGCATCCTCGACTTCGAATTCTTCGATCTGGAGCGGATCGAGGTGCTGCGCGGACCGCAGGGCACGCTGTTCGGTCGCAATGCGACATCCGGCGTCGTCAACCTGATAACCGCCAAGCCCGACCTTTCAGGCATACGTGCGGCAGGCGAGTTCGAATACGGCAATTATGACAGCAAGCGCGTACGCGGCATGATCAACGTCCCGCTGACCGAGACGATCGGCGTCCGTGTTGCAGGCACCTATCTCAACCGCGACGGCTTCACCCGCAACACGTACACCGGGCGCCGCATCGACGGTCGCGACATGTACTCGCTGCGCGGCACCCTGTCATGGGAGCCCAGCCCGGACACGCGCATCGACCTCATCGCGAACTACAGCAAGGAAAACGACAACCGCTCGCGCATTCAAAAGCAGCTCTGCAATCGTGATTCCAGCGGCATATTGGGTTGCTCGCCCGACCGACTCGGCTTCGACACGGTAAACGGCAATGCCACCCTCGCCAGCACATTGGGCTCGCGCGAAGGTATCGGGCTTCTCACCGCACTGTCGGTGGTCCCCGCCGCGACCGCGGGCGGCCTGCCGGCCGCTCTGGCGCCTCAGCTGGTCGCTTATGCTCAAAATTTCGGGCTGGGCAGCATTT
The sequence above is drawn from the Sphingomonas adhaesiva genome and encodes:
- the folE gene encoding GTP cyclohydrolase I FolE, which translates into the protein MSELMGHAPADGDLVADDGKVAVPDDVAEAVRTLIRWAGDDPSREGLLDTPKRVARAWREYCAGYADDPAHHLARVFEEVGGYDEIVLLKDIPFQSHCEHHMAPIIGKAHIAYLPQNHVVGISKLARVLHAYARRLQVQERLTAEVADCIWHGLKPQGVAVVIEASHACMTARGVRTPGVGMVTSRMMGVFRDDERSRKEVLSLMGLGSRG